TTCAGTAAGTGGATAAAGGTAAAAAAAGTAATTGGAGAGAACAATTCTCTCCTTTTCAAAGGTATAATTCTATTCCACGAAAATGGTGGAATAAACTTATACCTTTGACCGCCCACTTATCCCCTCCCATGGTATAATTCTATTCCATCAAAATGGTGGAATAGACCTATACCTTTGACCACGCACTTATCCCCTCCCATGGTAAAAGCCTGTTCCCCCTCCTTTTTTGCTTGTTCGGTTATTTCCCCATTTTGGAGGGATAACCCCCCATTTATTCTCCATCCAAACAGGGCCTTATGGTTGTGGACCCACTTCCGAATCTCCTCGGAAACTTTGTCCCTCCACCTACTTCCTAAgtgttttattattaatttttttaagagacACTACCTTGTACCCATATCTGACTTGCTACTGGTAACAAAGGTTGGGTTGTATGTTGGTATACATCTATAAGTGGGTGATGGTGTTTATTTGTATCTTGGTGATGCCTTGGGGATCGGAGAGCGCAATAAAAGAGAATTACAGAATAAACCAATAATCTAACGAGCAatgacctctctctctctctctctctctctctctctctctcgtgtgcGCGCTCTCTTAAATGCAGTAGGAGGATGATGGTCTTCTGACaagccaaaaatagaaaggaaatagCTTGAAAAGATCGATGAGATTCTGAAGAAATATCAAGGGGGAAAAAGGTGACAAGGGAATTAGAACTGAAGGGGAAAAATCCAGCAAAATAAGCTATAACAACCAAGACAACAATAAAAAGCCATAAAGTGGCAAAGTGAGATTTCAAAGCATTGAATAACGGGAGAAACCTGTGCATGTAGACAAGGGTTGGCTAGATCTTATAATTGGAAAGAACTAAGATTTTGCAACTGAAAGAAGTTGGTGGGAAAAATTAAGATTTCAACTGAAGAAAGTTGTTGCTCCTCCAGCAGCTAGCTGATGGCTAGTGGTTAGTAAGAAAGGACAAAATCCTAAACTACACATTTAGTAAGAGAAAGATATTTATAGATGAAATCAAGCCAAAGGGGTCACAATGTTTGAATAATATCTCTAGGTTCTGCATACTTGCTTTAAGTCTGGACACTGCTTATTTCCAAAgtgtacaagaaaaaaaattcattaaatTCATTTATGCACTAAATTATGAAGAATATACTGCTCTTTTCCGTTTTGTTCTTTGCTTTCCTTTAGGAATTGATTGATGGTCTTGTAAAGTATCCAAGTATTGAAAGTGTAAACTCGTAAGTACAAAGGAACATAATTTGTATGGAGAATATGCATAAGTAAGTTTGTTCAATGTTTCAATATCGTTATTGCATGAACATGGATACAAAACAATACAGGGGCCAGCATCAAAACATGGATACAAGACATGGATTTGGATGTCCAGGTGTTTGACTTGGTAAGGGGGAAAAAGTAGGCACGGGATATGTAGGATAAGTTGTAATTTTAACTATGCTATATTTTTATGCCTTTAAATATTGTTTGTTGAAACATTAAGAAGATATATAAATAAGATATTGTTTGTCGAGGTTTTCCGATAAACATGATTCTTATTCAAACTTTCCAATTAAGTTAAGactataagaaaaataatattttgcaatgTTATTTCAAAATACCTATATCCTTGGTCAATAGCTAAAAGAAATGAATACTTCTAACATGAAAATGGAGAGCCAAACTCGTTGTTGGAAGAGTTCAACTCTTTAATCTTTAGAAGTGACGATCATAAAACTTCATATGTATCCAAGTGTTTAGTATATATCTGACTTGGATGCACATCCAGAAAGGATTTTCAGGGCTGGACATGAGTTTGTTGGTAACATGATTAAAAACTAAGGTGTGGACCATATTAGTCTGGACTTGGTACACTATGGACTATGTTCTGTATTGCCCTGTCCTAGTCAACATGGCTTGGGCCAGTAAATCCTTGTTAGGACCATTTTTGGCCtccatttcttcttttttcctttttttttatttttatttaaaattcttGTTTTTTGATGCTTATCTTTCATCAAAATATGGTAAGTTAGTGATTTAAATTCTCAAATATTCTTGTCTTATGTGCACTGAAGATTTCCTTTGCTATGCATATTGTATTTTATCATGacataaatcataaaaaaatacatcaaacaACTATATTTGTGCGTTACAAACTTTCCCACGATCAGAGCTCCAAAGGCTCAGCGATGAAATGCCCCCACTGCCTCTGATTCCTGCTCACACCTTGAAATATGTGGAAAACAAGGAGGAAGGAGTCTTGAGGTGCTTGGTACCCAGTGATACAAACTATATTCATGCTCAGTTTTGGTTGGATCCACTCTGATCTGGCATGAAGGTTCGGACCTGATTCACCAAAAGTGTGGTGTATCAAGGCTCCCCTGTATCGGCTTCCCACCAGTATGGGGGCCATTGCACCTGGTACTTCCATCCTTGGTTGGCAAGTATAGTAATTTTCAAATAATTCTGTAaacaaataattttcatcaacaaGGAATGCCCTTACTTTCCTGAAAACATTTGTTAGTTTATCTTATATGCTCTGGAATTTCAGCAGCTGGCAGTGGATGGGGGCTAATTCCCTTCTAAAAATAAAAGCCTAGGcaaaattttggtttgatttgtacACTCTCTGTTATATATAAGTTAGTAATGTAAAGATTCTCTTGTTTATTGATACATTCTCTATTGTTTTTCTCCACACCCTGAAATTGGTTTGTCATATTTTTCCTAGTCTGCTAGCTGAACAATGTACAGATTTATGTAAAACTTGTTGCAAGTTGGTTGTGGAATATTTATTGAAAAGTCGATTTCATTATCTCTATGCTTTTGTTAAGTTTTGATTACTCTATGCAGGTGCGTGACTATAGAAAATGCATATCCGAACCAGGATCTGCTGTTTCTGCGGTGGATGGGTTTCCTATTGTACATAAAGTGCAGTTGCGAATGTCTCTTGAAAATGTTGTTAAAGACATCTCATTGATATCTGATGATTCTTGGACCTACAGTGATCTAATGGTCAGCATTCCAATTCTCTAAAGTCTAAATATCTCCTGCTAAAGCATCTTTTTGTAATTGAGATTTCAACTcatataatttatgattttgtgCTATAGGAAGTTGAGTCACGCATAGTGAAGGCACTGCAACCACAACTTTGTTTGGACCCTACGCCAAGGCTGGACAGGCTTTGTAAAAACCCTACTTCTAGTAAGGTATTGAATATTTGCTAGGATTATGAACAAAAGGAAAACCACCTTCCTAATGCAATTTGTCCGCTATTGATTCACATATTTTATCTGCAGCTTGATCTTGGTattggaagaagaaagagagtacGGCAAACTCCTGAAGTGACAGTCACATCCAATAATCAAACTCATGGAAAGAAGGTCTGCATTGATAGGTTACAAGAGAATGCTAATTGCAGACCAGGAGACCAAGGAACCCTGTTAGGCAATGCAACAATGCAGCAAATTCATGAGAACATGGCCAAACAAAATGTACCAAGCAGCTTTACATCCTTAAGATCTAACAATTTTGCACAAGAAACTGGCAGACCAGCTCTATCTCTGCCCTCTCAATCTAAGTTTCAGCCAGCTGGAAACTACCCTGCTGTTATGCATGATCGTGGCTCTGGACCTCCTGTGAGTTTTGCAGGAGTTAACACCACCATGCCTTCATCTCAAAACTTGATGGGTTCTTATACTGACAATATCAATAGTAATGCACCCTTTTCCATGAAGAGGGAGAACCAAGATGCCCAGTCAACATCCTTACTAGACatgaagagaccaaaacagacaCCAGTAGGATTAGATGGTATTCAGCAGCAGCAACCAGGGCCTCAGTTAGTTGGCCTTAATGGGCCTGATATGCAGTGGAAAAACCAACCGTTACATCCTCAATTAGATGTGGTCAAGGGAATGCAGTACTCTTCTACCTTGGGTGGTCAAAGATATGCTTCTCCGATGATAAATAATATTCCTAATCAAGAGGCAGGGCCATCCTTTTATTTTAACCAGCAGGCTATGAGATATGGTGCTAAAGAAGAGCAGATTGACACAGAAAAGAGGGATAGACAAGAGCTGGAGAGGTCTAAAGATGCTCTACAGACCCTGGTATCACACAACAGTACAGGGGACCAGCATCAATCACGATCTCAGCATCTACTGCAGCAAGAATCCATGAGAAACCATCTTCCAGCCCTTACGCAGTGGAATAATGCCCGACAATTAGCTGAGAAGGATATGAGGAAGGATGATATGCATCAGAAGAGGAAATCGGTGCCCAGTCCACGAGTCTCTTCTGCACCAATGGTTCAGTCACCCGTGTCATCAAAATCAGGAGAGATTTCTAGTGGTTCAGTAGGTGGCCAGTTTAGTGCTGTTGCAACAACTTCTGCACTAGGTTCCCAAAAGGATAAAGTAGCTGCAAATTCTAATCCTGCAGTTGGGGCCCCTTCTGTGACTTCCAGTCCCAGTGGTTCTGTGCATTGGCAACACCAAGCTTCAGTGGCTGGAAAATGTAAAACAAATTCTGTCCCCAAAACACAAGCTATGAGTGGAGTTGGATCTCCTGCCAGTGTTAGTAATATGAATGTTCCGCTGAATGCTAATAGCCCATCAATTGGGACTGCACCTCTGGGCGATCAAGCAATCCTTGAGAGATTTGCAAAGATTGAAATAATAACACAGAGGTATGTTTATATTCACAAATATCACTTTAGGGAAAATATAATCCTTTGATgcttttttccttcattttgGTATCACATGCTATtatcaattatatattatttatttatctttttttaacaTACAAATTACATGGGCCATCTAATTCTTTAAGCGGAAGTGTCCATGATTTGTGTTTCTTGTTATTCCTTCTCAGCAATTATAAACTAAACCACATTAGTGTAACATATTAAGGGAAAAGGTTGATAGTGTGAGCACAGAGCTAATTGAGAAGACACATTGTGTAATATATAATAGAATCCTACAAGAAACAGTTTGGTCGATACAAATCAACACCTAGGGACCCTATCATATGCCTCCAAGTGCTTTCATTTTCATTCCTATTAATCTTCACTTGGACTCTTTGAATTTGCAGTACTTTCATTTAATCATTGCCCATTACTTCCTTCCATGATACAATAAACTTTGATATTTTGGCACTTCATAGGATTTTACATGAGTGAGATTTGTGAAAATGTCAGTTATATGTTATCAACAACTTACTCTTTTTCTAGTCATAGTTATGTGTGCATGTGTTTTTAATCTCATTTGTTGTACATTGCATTGAAACTTGACAGACACCACCTCCATCTTAAGAAGAACAAGGTTGATGATTACCCTGCAAGGAAGCCTGTAACACATGTAAATCAAAAACTTGCAGTATGTCCTTCTGATTCATTAAATGCTGAGGATTTCACAGACCCAATAAGACCAATGTCCAGGTCTGTTCTTGGTGGAACTATTAATACCTGTAAGACCAGAACAATAAGTTTTGTGCGTGTGGACCGCATGTATTCAGGTTTGTCGTTTTTCTCTGAAACACAGCTAAATGCGCCATATTTAAACTGAAGATAGGCAACTCCAGTCTGCTGATTTCAATGTACCTTTTAACAGTTGTTCCTCCTAAAGCTCACTATCGAATGACCTTGACCGAGAAGCCGCACGATGGCACAGTAGCAATGCACTATGGAGATATTGATGAGTCTGATTTCACCAATACTCAGGAATTTGTCACGTTACCCACAACAGTGAGTTCCTTAATGCTTGGTCCATTACCTCTTGCAATGAGTTGAATCTATTCATTAACCTCTTGAATGTGTATTTGCAGCACTATGCTGATCTGCTTGCAGCTCAGTTTTCTGCACTGGTAAGTGTTGTTCTCCATAACACttgaatcttaaaaaaaaaaaaaaaaggaaaaagaaaactgTTGAATCGTATTCCATTATCTAGGTTTTGAACTCTATGTGTTCTATGTTTTGAAGATGGAGCGTGATGGATATCGGACAGCTGAAGTTCGCATCCAACCTATACCGACGCGCATGGTTGCTCCTTCCAGTAGCATGACCACAGTTTCAGGAATGGCATCAGATAATGCTGCAGCTGAAGTGAAACACCCAGAAGTAGCTCCTGGTCCACCATCTCATGTAGCAGCTCAAGCTAACGCAAATGTTATGGGACCTCTGAACGCTCCACAGAATCTTCCCAATGGTGCACAGATGCTGGCTTCTGGAAATAATAGCCAGGCATTGCAAGGATACTTGCCGGGGGCTGCAATGCCTGCTAGGACCCAGCAGCTTGATCAAACTCTGcttcagcagcagcagcagcagcaaaatGTGCAATCACAgatgcaacagcaacaacttcAATTGCCTCACATCCAGAGATCATCCTCACTTCTCTCAACCAATCCGCTCTCTCATTTAATGGGGCAGAACTCAAACCTGCAGATTGGTAATAATTCCATGGTCAACAGCAAGCCGACTGCTTTTCAGCTTCAGATGCTGCAGCAACAAGCacagcagcagcaacaacaaTCACAACTCCCCAGGAAGGTGATGATGGGTCTCGGACCAGCTGTGAACATGGGAAACATGGGCAATAACATGATGGGCCTGAGTGGTCTGAGCAATATCATGGGCATGGGAGGAGTTCGGGGAATATCCTCCTCTATGGGGGGCATGCCAGGATTAGGCAACATTAGCCCGAACCAGATGAACCTGGGATCTGCATCCAATTTTGGTGCAGCACTTCGTCCAGGTTCGATATCGCAAGCTGCTGCAATAAGTAAGCTGAGGATGGTACAACAAAACACGGCTGGTATGTATGGTCCTCAATCTGGGATTGCTGGTATGGCGGGAAATAATAATCAGATGCTTCCTAGCTCGGCAGGCCTGTCTATGTTGGGCCATGCACTGAACCGGGCCAACATGAGCCCTTTACATAGGAATGTAATGTCGCCTATGGGTCCACCTAAGATCCCTGGGCCGAACTTTTACCCGAATCCTCAGCAACTACaactacagcagcagcagcatcaaCAGCAGTTGCAGCAGCAACAACAGCTTCAGCAGCAGCAGTTACAACACCACCAGCAacaaatgcagcagcagcagcagcagcagcaacagataAGCTCTCCGCTGCAGCAGGCGCAGGTGGGATCCCCACCGGTGGTGGGCTCTCCCCCGGCAATGATAATGCAACAGCAGCAGATCAGTCCTCAAATGGGCCAGCAGCCTGCAATGAGCCCTCAGCAGTTGAGCTCTGGTGCGTTGCAGCAGATTAACAACTGTGGTAATGCAGGGGCTGGGCCAGCTAGCCCTCAGCTGAGTTCACAGACACATGGTTCAGTTGGTAGCATCACGAGTTCACCCATGGAACAGCTGCAAGGTGCAAACAAAGGTGGGTCTGTCAGCAATGTTTAAGTTGGGATATGGTAGGAAGATACATTTGGTTGGAAACCCCAGGCCTCTGAATTCAGTTCTATCCTGCATCACTATCCCAGGGCAAAGGTGAATGTCCTTCAAGGTGGGTGATTGACATTAACAGTTGTCTGTGAGTTCCTGTGCATGTGTCTTCATCTGTAGAAAATGGAAGAAATCATTATCTAGTTTTGTAGCCACAacatctaactagttttgtatgaCGTAGATTCCAGGTTATTTATTGATTTGGCTGATGTCGCAAACCTTGTTTGTTATGTAAATTGAATAGATGCTTTATGTTTCAAGGATTATACTTGTTAATAAGGATCCTTGGCACGTTAATGCAGTCGattatatatgatatgtttaaaaTACATTTATTTGTTCACACGAACTGCCGGTCTGAAGAGTTGCTGGCTTTGGCAGCGTGTGGATGGCACCGCTACATCGTGAGACATCTTTTCGATTGGATTGTTATGTTTACAGATTTTTAGTATTTTCTATTTTAAGTTTGTTTTGAGTTGTTCTTAAATCAGTTTTGAGCTTGTTGGTTTGGTTATACGTGTAAGCAGATGTAATGTAAATGCATAGGTATATTGGAGGAGAAATTATTACCTCCACGCTCTTCTTTTTA
This genomic window from Elaeis guineensis isolate ETL-2024a chromosome 13, EG11, whole genome shotgun sequence contains:
- the LOC105056687 gene encoding protein PHYTOCHROME-DEPENDENT LATE-FLOWERING, coding for MRVSFKVSNIGTRYRPKPRTVPEEPGLSSESSRDLVGAGSKREVDVAEAVNDANGASVSSACLGGLVLPEHEVSFTLNLYQSGYIIGKPNEAENFQPLLQDAKSLHPYDRASETLFSAIESGWLPGDLLDDIPSKYIDGTLVCEVRDYRKCISEPGSAVSAVDGFPIVHKVQLRMSLENVVKDISLISDDSWTYSDLMEVESRIVKALQPQLCLDPTPRLDRLCKNPTSSKLDLGIGRRKRVRQTPEVTVTSNNQTHGKKVCIDRLQENANCRPGDQGTLLGNATMQQIHENMAKQNVPSSFTSLRSNNFAQETGRPALSLPSQSKFQPAGNYPAVMHDRGSGPPVSFAGVNTTMPSSQNLMGSYTDNINSNAPFSMKRENQDAQSTSLLDMKRPKQTPVGLDGIQQQQPGPQLVGLNGPDMQWKNQPLHPQLDVVKGMQYSSTLGGQRYASPMINNIPNQEAGPSFYFNQQAMRYGAKEEQIDTEKRDRQELERSKDALQTLVSHNSTGDQHQSRSQHLLQQESMRNHLPALTQWNNARQLAEKDMRKDDMHQKRKSVPSPRVSSAPMVQSPVSSKSGEISSGSVGGQFSAVATTSALGSQKDKVAANSNPAVGAPSVTSSPSGSVHWQHQASVAGKCKTNSVPKTQAMSGVGSPASVSNMNVPLNANSPSIGTAPLGDQAILERFAKIEIITQRHHLHLKKNKVDDYPARKPVTHVNQKLAVCPSDSLNAEDFTDPIRPMSRSVLGGTINTCKTRTISFVRVDRMYSVVPPKAHYRMTLTEKPHDGTVAMHYGDIDESDFTNTQEFVTLPTTHYADLLAAQFSALMERDGYRTAEVRIQPIPTRMVAPSSSMTTVSGMASDNAAAEVKHPEVAPGPPSHVAAQANANVMGPLNAPQNLPNGAQMLASGNNSQALQGYLPGAAMPARTQQLDQTLLQQQQQQQNVQSQMQQQQLQLPHIQRSSSLLSTNPLSHLMGQNSNLQIGNNSMVNSKPTAFQLQMLQQQAQQQQQQSQLPRKVMMGLGPAVNMGNMGNNMMGLSGLSNIMGMGGVRGISSSMGGMPGLGNISPNQMNLGSASNFGAALRPGSISQAAAISKLRMVQQNTAGMYGPQSGIAGMAGNNNQMLPSSAGLSMLGHALNRANMSPLHRNVMSPMGPPKIPGPNFYPNPQQLQLQQQQHQQQLQQQQQLQQQQLQHHQQQMQQQQQQQQQISSPLQQAQVGSPPVVGSPPAMIMQQQQISPQMGQQPAMSPQQLSSGALQQINNCGNAGAGPASPQLSSQTHGSVGSITSSPMEQLQGANKGGSVSNV